In the Cannabis sativa cultivar Pink pepper isolate KNU-18-1 unplaced genomic scaffold, ASM2916894v1 Contig1, whole genome shotgun sequence genome, one interval contains:
- the LOC115719314 gene encoding uncharacterized protein LOC115719314: MGDSDTRNIRNICILAHVDHGKTTLADHLIASSGGGLLHPKLAGRLRFMDYLDEEQRRAITMKSSSIGLRYKEHSINLIDSPGHMDFCSEVSTAARLSDGALVLVDAVEGVHIQTHAVLRQAWIEKLTPCLVLNKIDRLISELMLSPMEAYTRLLRIVHEVNGIVSAYKSEKYLSEVDSILAGPSGEFGDESHEFVEDDEEDTFQPQKGNVAFVCALDGWGFTIHDFAEFYASKLGASAAALQKALWGPRYFNAKSKMIVGKKGIGGGSKARPMFVQFVLEPLWQVYQAALDTDGDKKMLEKVIKSFNLSVPPRELQNKDPKIVLQSVMSRWLPLSEAVLSMVVKCMPDPITAQAFRIPRLLPKREVVVDEVDSDVLAEAELVRASVEACDLSPEAPCVAFVSKMFAVPKKMLPQRNSQGEFINNYIDESEDDDSGECFLAFARIFSGVLYSGQKIYVLSALYDPLKAESMQNHVQEAELQSVYLMMGQGLNSVPSARAGNVVAIRGLGQYILKSATLSSTKNSWPFSSMEFQVAPTLRVAIEPSDPADITALMKGLKLLNRADPFVEVTVSSRGEHVLSAAGEVHLERCIMDLKERFARVSLEVSPPLVFYKETIEGDAINTLENLKTLVGSSDYVERTTPNKRCVVRVQVIKLPPSLTKVLDESSDLLGDIIGGKTGHTNKRFPTQISSLTDTDTPIETLRKRMIDAVESDILSRNENDKDRVEKLKGKWLKLLKRIWSLGPRQIGPNILFTPDSEEKSTDSSVLIRGSSHVSNKLGFVDGSGLSDIADKTSSESTQALYVEAERLESSIVSGFQLATAAGPLCDEPMWGLAFVVEAFISPMTAPDESETSQLQSEQYGIFSGQVMTAVKDACRAAVLEKKPRLVEAMYFCELNTSTEYLGPMYAVLSRRRARVLKEEMQEGSPLFTVHAYVPVSESFGFADELRRWTSGAASALLVLSHWEALPEDPFFVPKTEEEIEEFGDGSSVLPNTARKLIDNVRRRKGLPVEEKVVQHATKQRTLARKV, translated from the coding sequence ATGGGGGATTCCGATACACGTAATATCAGAAACATATGCATATTAGCTCATGTCGATCACGGCAAGACCACGCTTGCCGATCACCTGATCGCCTCTTCCGGCGGTGGCTTACTCCACCCTAAGCTCGCCGGGCGTCTCCGGTTCATGGACTACCTCGATGAGGAGCAGCGGCGCGCCATTACCATGAAGAGCTCCTCAATAGGTCTCCGGTATAAGGAGCATTCCATTAACCTTATTGATTCCCCTGGCCATATGGATTTCTGTAGTGAGGTCTCTACGGCGGCGCGGTTGAGTGACGGAGCATTAGTTTTGGTTGATGCCGTCGAAGGTGTTCATATCCAAACCCACGCGGTTTTGCGGCAAGCTTGGATTGAGAAGCTAACCCCGTGTTTGGTGCTTAACAAAATTGATAGATTAATTAGTGAGCTTATGTTGAGTCCCATGGAGGCGTATACGAGGTTGTTGAGGATTGTTCATGAAGTCAATGGCATTGTGAGTGCGTATAAGTCGGAGAAATATTTGTCAGAAGTTGATTCTATACTTGCTGGGCCTTCTGGTGAATTTGGAGATGAGAGTCATGAATTTGTAGAGGACGATGAGGAAGATACTTTTCAACCCCAAAAGGGAAATGTGGCATTTGTGTGTGCATTGGATGGATGGGGTTTTACTATACATGATTTCGCCGAGTTCTATGCTTCCAAGCTTGGGGCAAGTGCAGCCGCATTGCAAAAGGCGCTATGGGGTCCTCGGTATTTCAATGCGAAGAGTAAGATGATTGTGGGGAAGAAGGGAATTGGTGGAGGAAGTAAAGCTCGTCCTATGTTTGTTCAGTTTGTGCTTGAGCCACTTTGGCAAGTTTACCAGGCGGCTTTGGATACTGACGGGGACAAAAAGATGCTTGAGAAAGTAATTAAGTCATTTAATCTGTCTGTACCACCTCGGGAGCTTCAAAACAAGGATCCCAAAATTGTACTTCAATCAGTGATGAGCCGTTGGCTCCCTCTGTCTGAAGCAGTGTTATCAATGGTAGTCAAGTGTATGCCTGACCCTATTACAGCACAGGCATTTCGAATTCCACGTTTACTCCCCAAAAGAGAGGTTGTCGTTGATGAAGTTGATTCTGATGTGCTTGCAGAGGCTGAGCTTGTGAGAGCATCGGTTGAAGCTTGTGATTTGAGTCCGGAAGCTCCTTGTGTTGCTTTTGTATCCAAGATGTTTGCTGTTCCGAAGAAAATGCTTCCTCAAAGGAATTCCCAAGGTGAATTCATCAATAATTATATTGATGAAAGTGAAGATGATGACTCGGGCGAATGCTTTCTTGCATTTGCGAGGATCTTTAGTGGGGTTCTTTATTCAGGACAGAAGATTTATGTACTTTCAGCTCTATATGATCCATTAAAAGCAGAGTCAATGCAAAATCATGTACAGGAGGCTGAGTTGCAATCTGTGTACCTAATGATGGGTCAAGGTTTAAACTCTGTTCCTTCTGCTCGTGCAGGAAATGTTGTGGCAATAAGAGGCCTCGGCCAATATATTCTGAAAAGTGCAACTCTTTCTTCCACAAAGAACTCTTGGCCATTCTCAAGTATGGAGTTTCAAGTTGCTCCAACCCTTAGAGTTGCTATTGAACCATCTGATCCTGCAGATATAACTGCATTAATGAAAGGTTTAAAGCTTCTAAACAGAGCAGACCCGTTTGTAGAGGTCACAGTTTCTTCAAGGGGAGAGCATGTTCTGTCTGCTGCAGGGGAAGTTCATCTTGAGAGATGCATAATGGATTTGAAGGAGAGGTTTGCTAGAGTAAGCTTGGAAGTTTCACCGCCTCTTGTTTTTTATAAAGAGACTATTGAGGGAGATGCAATTAATACTCTTGAGAATTTAAAAACTTTAGTTGGGAGCTCAGATTATGTTGAGAGGACCACTCCAAATAAAAGGTGTGTCGTTCGGGTGCAAGTCATAAAGCTACCACCTTCTCTAACTAAGGTTCTTGATGAAAGTTCTGATTTACTTGGAGATATTATTGGTGGTAAGACTGGACATACAAATAAAAGATTCCCAACACAGATATCTAGTCTTACGGACACTGATACTCCAATAGAAACCTTAAGAAAACGCATGATAGATGCTGTGGAGAGTGATATTTTGTCAAGGAACGAGAATGATAAGGACCGGGTAGAAAAACTAAAAGGAAAATGGCTAAAGCTTCTGAAGAGAATCTGGTCACTTGGACCTCGGCAGATTGGTCCTAACATTCTCTTTACTCCAGACTCTGAAGAAAAAAGTACTGACTCCTCTGTTCTCATTCGCGGTTCCTCTCATGTATCCAACAAACTAGGATTCGTAGATGGTTCCGGTCTCTCTGACATAGCAGACAAGACATCCTCAGAATCAACTCAAGCACTGTATGTTGAGGCAGAGCGTCTTGAGAGTAGCATAGTGTCTGGTTTTCAGCTAGCTACAGCAGCTGGCCCGTTATGTGACGAACCCATGTGGGGTTTGGCATTTGTTGTTGAAGCTTTTATTTCTCCAATGACAGCTCCTGATGAATCTGAAACCTCTCAACTGCAGTCTGAACAATATGGTATCTTTAGTGGTCAGGTTATGACAGCTGTTAAAGATGCTTGTAGAGCAGCTGTGTTAGAAAAGAAACCACGACTTGTGGAAGCAATGTACTTTTGCGAGCTAAACACATCGACAGAATATCTGGGTCCTATGTATGCTGTCCTTTCACGAAGGAGGGCGCGGGTTTTGAAAGAAGAAATGCAGGAAGGTTCTCCATTGTTCACGGTGCACGCATATGTTCCTGTATCTGAAAGCTTCGGTTTTGCAGATGAGCTTAGGAGGTGGACTTCCGGGGCTGCAAGTGCTCTCCTTGTGCTTAGCCACTGGGAAGCACTTCCTGAGGATCCTTTCTTTGTCCCCAAAACAGAGGAGGAAATTGAAGAGTTTGGTGATGGCTCTAGTGTGCTCCCTAACACTGCTAGAAAGCTCATCGATAATGTAAGAAGACGGAAGGGCCTTCCAGTTGAGGAAAAAGTAGTACAACATGCAACAAAGCAGAGGACCCTGGCTCGTAAAGTGTAG
- the LOC133032903 gene encoding uncharacterized protein LOC133032903 yields MAGPNRHLLPLLLLSIAALFFYSYYHSTLHAFTPTPNPHSTFPLHTSHTPHRDFTFIIKVLAYNRLDSLARCLRSLAAADYLSDRVHLHVYIDHFAFVNGSADVDRMLEDSHRILEFADGFSWKFGEKLVHYRTQNAGLQAQWLEAWWPESDDEFAFVVEDDLEVSPLYYKFLRSLIVNYYYGDPDFRPYIYGASLQRPRFVPGKHGNKIQLDNGTRIFLYQLVGTWGQLLFPKPWKEFRLWYDKHKAKGIKPFLDGMVTNGWYKKMGERIWTPWFIKFIHSRGYYNFYTNFLNERALSVSHRDAGVNYGKTAGPDSNLLDENSLDFNLLEMQPLKNLKWYDFCFREVLPERVVRNFDELGPVLHTVQKQGTAVIVSLYGVSEMVTRNLICNFEKLNIWNFIFIGHESDFLLDLARRGHPVIIGDHFLRSVTTFKMPDSQDFHSDMMTSILVKAYVIMKNIELGYNSLLIEGNMLLLQGYPYFDQDNTYDFYSGKISGLLFIRSSTSARNIWVDKFISDVAMMSKSMPNNQESTSFAGIIEKLLEQKSKKIKRVDETNIGVDISSNNDKVVTLDIEKKFVHWYVKMDLDLLKKRLENFGAWMVGDDYSCKAVVCHPT; encoded by the exons ATGGCGGGTCCCAACCGGCATTTGCTGCCTCTCCTCCTCCTTTCCATTGCTGCTCTCTTCTTCTACTCCTACTACCACTCTACACTCCACGCCTTCACCCCTACTCCTAACCCTCATTCTACTTTTCCCCTTCACACCTCCCACACCCCCCACCGAGACTTCACTTTCATCATCAAGGTTCTCGCCTACAACCGCCTCGACTCGCTGGCCCGCTGCCTCCGCTCCCTCGCCGCTGCAGATTATCTCTCCGATCGGGTACACCTCCACGTCTATATCGACCACTTCGCATTCGTCAATGGCTCCGCTGATGTGGATCGTATGTTGGAGGATTCGCATCGAATTTTGGAGTTCGCTGATGGATTCAGTTGGAAATTTGGGGAGAAGCTCGTCCATTATCGGACCCAGAATGCTGGACTTCAAGCCCAGTGGCTGGAGGCCTGGTGGCCTGAGTCCGATGACGAATTCGCCTTCGTCGTGGAGGATGACTTAGAGGTATCGCCGCTTTATTACAAGTTTCTTAGGAGTTTGATTGTGAATTATTATTATGGTGATCCAGATTTTCGTCCGTACATCTATGGAGCTTCACTGCAGAGACCAAGGTTTGTTCCAG GTAAACATGGTAACAAAATACAATTGGATAATGGAACCAGAATTTTTCTCTACCAATTGGTAGGCACTTGGGGTCAGCTCCTCTTTCCAAAACCTTGGAAAGAGTTCAGGCTGTGGTATGACAAACACAAAGCCAAGGGCATTAAGCCATTTCTTGATGGAATG GTAACAAATGGGTGGTATAAGAAGATGGGGGAGAGAATATGGACTCCTTGGTTCATTAAATTCATTCATTCTCGTGGCTACTATAATTTTTacactaattttttaaatgagAGAGCGCTGAGTGTCTCTCACAGAGATGCAGGTGTCAACTATGGTAAAACTGCTGGACCTGATTCCAATCTGTTGGATGAAAACTCTCTTGATTTCAACCTTCTGGAAATGCAGCCATTGAAAAACCTGAAGTGGTATGATTTCTGTTTCAGAGAAGTACTTCCTGAAAGGGTTGTTAGGAATTTTGATGAACTCGGGCCTGTTCTTCACACAGTGCAGAAACAGGGAACTGCAGTTATTGTGAGCCTATATGGAGTATCGGAGATGGTCACAAGGAACCTGATTTGCAACTTTGAGAAGTTAAATATTTGGAACTTCATTTTCATTGGCCACGAGTCAGATTTCCTGCTTGACCTTGCTCGTAGAGGACATCCTGTGATCATCGGAGACCATTTCTTGAGGAGTGTAACAACTTTTAAAATGCCAGATTCCCAAGATTTCCATTCAGATATGATGACTTCCATATTGGTGAAAGCCTATGTGATAATGAAGAACATAGAATTAGGATACAATTCCTTGCTCATTGAGGGGAACATGCTTCTACTTCAAGGTTATCCCTATTTTGATCAGGATAATACCTACGACTTCTACAGTGGGAAGATCTCAGGACTTCTCTTCATTAGAAGCTCAACTTCTGCTCGTAATATTTGGGTCGACAAATTTATCTCAGATGTTGCAATGATGTCGAAGTCTATGCCGAATAACCAAGAGAGCACAAGTTTTGCAGgtataatagaaaaattattggaGCAAAAGAGTAAGAAGATTAAGAGAGTTGACGAAACAAACATTGGAGTTGATATTTCTTCCAATAATGATAAAGTGGTTACTTTAGACATTGAGAAAAAATTTGTTCACTGGTATGTGAAGATGGATTTAGATTTACTTAAGAAACGGCTTGAAAATTTTGGTGCATGGATGGTGGGCGATGACTATTCGTGCAAGGCTGTTGTGTGTCACCCGACATAG
- the LOC115721060 gene encoding WD repeat-containing protein DWA2, translating into MQGGSSGIGYGLKYQARCISDVKADTDHTTFLTGTLTLKEENEVHLIRISSGGTELVCDGLFSHPNEIWDLASCPFDQRIFSTVYFTGESYEAAIWQIPELYGELNSPQLEKITPIGENVGKIKCILWWPSGKHDKLISIDEENLSLWSLDNMPRKAIQILSQESAGMYHFSGGAWDPHDVNAIAATSESSLQFWDLRTMKKTNSIERSRVRNVDYNPKKQHILVTAEDESGVCLWDLRKPKTPIQELSGHTHWSWAVKYNPEYEGLILSSGTNSTVNLWWADEFTSERVVDSPTRANHLDPLLHSYIDYEDSVYGLAWSCREPWIFASLSYDGRVVVESVKPFLSRR; encoded by the coding sequence ATGCAAGGAGGTTCGTCAGGCATCGGATATGGTCTGAAATATCAGGCAAGGTGCATATCCGATGTCAAAGCTGATACAGATCACACCACCTTTCTCACCGGCACTCTCACTCTGAAAGAAGAAAATGAGGTACATTTGATCCGGATTTCGTCAGGAGGAACTGAACTAGTATGCGATGGATTGTTTTCCCACCCAAACGAGATCTGGGATCTCGCTTCTTGTCCCTTCGATCAACGAATCTTCTCCACTGTCTACTTTACTGGCGAATCGTATGAGGCTGCAATATGGCAGATACCCGAGTTGTATGGCGAGCTGAATTCCCCTCAGTTGGAAAAAATTACCCCAATTGGGGAAAATGTTGGTAAGATTAAGTGCATTCTTTGGTGGCCATCTGGAAAACATGATAAGCTGATAAGTATTGATGAGGAAAATCTTTCCTTATGGAGCTTAGATAATATGCCAAGAAAAGCTATCCAGATACTATCACAAGAATCAGCTGGTATGTACCACTTTTCTGGAGGAGCATGGGATCCACATGATGTGAATGCAATTGCGGCGACTAGTGAATCTTCACTTCAGTTTTGGGACTTACGAACAATGAAGAAAACAAATTCAATTGAGCGCTCTCGTGTACGCAATGTTGATTACAATCCCAAGAAGCAGCACATACTTGTCACAGCAGAAGACGAATCTGGAGTGTGCTTGTgggatctcaggaagccaaAGACTCCCATTCAGGAGCTTTCTGGGCACACACACTGGTCATGGGCTGTCAAGTATAATCCTGAGTACGAAGGGCTTATTCTGAGTTCTGGTACAAACTCAACTGTCAATTTGTGGTGGGCTGATGAGTTTACATCTGAAAGAGTAGTTGATTCACCAACTAGAGCAAATCATCTAGACCCATTACTACATTCTTATATTGATTATGAAGACAGTGTTTATGGCCTTGCTTGGAGTTGTCGCGAGCCTTGGATCTTTGCGTCATTGTCTTACGATGGAAGGGTAGTCGTGGAATCAGTAAAGCCCTTTTTATCCAGAAGATGA